A section of the Fusobacterium perfoetens genome encodes:
- a CDS encoding YfcE family phosphodiesterase codes for MKILAVSDTHGCFERFYKACKWEKPDVVLFSGDCSGDALEMELIFPEIKFFIVRGNCDYDDYKTKDEMTVELEGVRIFLTHGHIYGVKRDYSHIEEKGYEEKADIIVFGHTHNPDCVDTFTRRNGSDEDKVITLFNPGAILNNSYGVIEIEKDKKIKFTHKNLD; via the coding sequence ATGAAAATATTAGCTGTATCAGACACTCATGGGTGTTTTGAAAGATTTTATAAGGCATGTAAATGGGAAAAGCCTGATGTTGTATTGTTCTCAGGAGATTGCTCAGGAGATGCTTTAGAGATGGAACTTATTTTTCCGGAAATAAAATTTTTTATTGTTCGGGGAAATTGTGACTATGATGATTATAAAACAAAAGATGAAATGACTGTTGAGTTAGAAGGAGTAAGAATCTTTCTGACTCATGGTCATATTTATGGAGTTAAAAGGGACTATTCGCATATAGAGGAAAAAGGATATGAGGAGAAAGCAGATATTATTGTCTTTGGTCATACCCACAATCCGGATTGCGTAGATACTTTCACACGCCGTAATGGCAGTGATGAAGATAAAGTTATAACTCTGTTTAATCCGGGAGCGATACTTAATAACAGCTACGGAGTTATAGAAATAGAAAAAGATAAAAAAATAAAATTTACACATAAAAATTTGGATTAA